One Brevibacillus choshinensis genomic window carries:
- a CDS encoding VOC family protein: protein MGIKLDMVGIVVRDMKASLDFYRALGLDIPESANAEMHVEVAKGGVRLAFDTVEVATGVYGSWDEPTGHRIELAFLCDSADALNALYEKLMSLGYVGHREPWDAFWGQRYAIVVDPDGNLISLFA from the coding sequence ATGGGAATCAAGCTGGACATGGTGGGGATTGTCGTACGGGATATGAAGGCTTCGCTGGATTTTTATCGCGCACTGGGCCTGGACATACCGGAGAGTGCGAATGCGGAAATGCATGTGGAAGTCGCAAAGGGTGGCGTGCGATTGGCATTTGACACCGTGGAGGTCGCTACGGGCGTGTACGGCAGCTGGGATGAGCCGACCGGGCATCGCATTGAGCTGGCGTTTTTATGTGACAGTGCGGATGCTTTGAACGCCTTGTACGAAAAGCTGATGTCCCTAGGCTACGTCGGACACCGCGAGCCTTGGGACGCCTTCTGGGGGCAGCGATATGCCATCGTTGTCGATCCGGATGGAAACCTCATCAGCCTTTTTGCATGA
- a CDS encoding winged helix-turn-helix transcriptional regulator, which translates to MKKKKYNISVEATLEVIGGKWKCVILCHLTHGEKRTSELKRLMPGITQKMLTQQLRELEDDGIINRIVYNQVPPKVVYELSEYGSSLRGILDTLCAWGERHIIRVHGDTADMLEDSILNQKN; encoded by the coding sequence ATGAAGAAAAAGAAATACAACATCTCAGTAGAAGCCACCCTGGAAGTCATCGGAGGCAAGTGGAAGTGCGTCATTCTCTGTCATCTCACACATGGAGAAAAACGAACCAGCGAGCTCAAGCGTCTCATGCCGGGCATTACCCAAAAAATGCTGACCCAGCAGCTGCGAGAATTGGAGGACGACGGCATCATCAACCGGATCGTCTACAATCAGGTTCCGCCGAAGGTCGTGTATGAGCTGAGCGAATACGGCTCGAGCCTGAGAGGGATACTTGACACTCTTTGTGCCTGGGGAGAGCGCCACATCATTCGCGTGCACGGGGATACAGCAGACATGCTTGAGGATAGCATTTTAAATCAAAAAAACTGA
- a CDS encoding MFS transporter — protein sequence MTEGRKRSTWALLALAISAFAIGTTEFISVGLLPLISRDLQIPVTTAGLTVTLYALGVTIGAPVLTSLTSSVPRKTLLFWIMIFFIAGNSIAAGATSISMLLLGRVISAFAHGVFMSIGSTIAADLVTEDRRASAISLMFTGLTVATVTGVPLGTYLGQQLGWRTAFVAIVIVGVIALIANFILVPSNLRKGVKTTFGDQLKLVTNARLLLLFMITMLGYGGTFVVFTYLSPLLTEVTGFSASTVAIILLVYGIAIAIGNMIGGKLANKNPLAALFGMFVIQTIILFIMFATVPFKVAGLITIFFMGIMAFMNVPGLQVYVVILAERFVPSAKDVASAINIAAFNAGIAIGAYLGGVITDSIGLIHTTWVGGIMVAGAVVLTGWSRVLESKNGKSRVGKNNQEVVCS from the coding sequence GTGACGGAAGGAAGAAAGCGAAGCACATGGGCTCTGCTTGCCCTGGCGATTAGTGCTTTCGCCATCGGTACGACGGAATTTATCAGCGTCGGATTGCTGCCGTTGATTTCGCGAGACTTGCAAATCCCGGTCACGACTGCAGGTCTGACCGTTACGTTATATGCTTTGGGTGTAACGATTGGAGCGCCGGTGCTCACGTCGCTCACATCCAGTGTACCCCGGAAAACCTTGCTTTTCTGGATCATGATCTTCTTTATCGCAGGAAACAGCATCGCAGCCGGTGCGACATCCATCTCGATGCTGCTGCTCGGACGGGTCATTTCTGCATTCGCTCACGGTGTATTCATGTCGATCGGATCGACGATCGCGGCAGATCTCGTGACAGAGGATCGCCGGGCGAGCGCCATATCCCTGATGTTCACGGGGCTTACGGTCGCGACAGTCACCGGGGTGCCGCTGGGTACCTACTTGGGACAGCAGCTCGGTTGGCGGACAGCCTTTGTCGCCATCGTGATCGTCGGAGTCATTGCCCTGATTGCCAATTTCATTCTGGTTCCGAGTAATTTGCGGAAAGGGGTCAAGACGACGTTTGGCGATCAGCTCAAGCTGGTCACGAATGCCCGCTTGCTGCTGCTATTTATGATCACCATGCTGGGGTATGGCGGGACGTTTGTCGTATTCACGTACTTGTCCCCGCTCTTGACGGAAGTCACCGGCTTTTCTGCAAGCACGGTTGCGATTATCCTGCTCGTCTACGGGATCGCGATTGCCATTGGCAACATGATTGGCGGGAAGCTGGCGAATAAAAATCCGTTGGCTGCACTATTCGGCATGTTTGTCATTCAAACCATCATTCTGTTCATCATGTTTGCGACAGTTCCTTTTAAAGTCGCAGGACTGATCACGATCTTTTTCATGGGGATCATGGCGTTTATGAACGTTCCGGGTCTGCAAGTGTACGTCGTCATCTTGGCAGAACGCTTTGTCCCCAGTGCCAAGGATGTGGCTTCGGCCATCAACATCGCTGCGTTTAATGCAGGGATCGCGATCGGCGCATACTTGGGCGGGGTCATTACCGACTCCATCGGGCTCATTCACACGACATGGGTCGGGGGAATCATGGTGGCGGGAGCGGTCGTTTTGACCGGCTGGAGCCGAGTATTAGAAAGCAAGAATGGAAAGTCTAGAGTAGGGAAAAACAATCAGGAGGTCGTATGTTCATGA
- a CDS encoding aldo/keto reductase, translated as MTKHLQDTTTLYNGVKMPWLGLGVFKVEEGPELVEAVRTAIRHGYRSIDTAAIYGNEEGVGEGIRLGMKDAGITREDLFITSKVWNSDLGYDSTLAAYETSLKKLGLDYLDLYLIHWPVEGKYKEAWRALETIYKEGRVKAIGVSNFHVHHLQDLMKDAEIKPMVDQVEYHPRLAQKELRAFCQENGIQMEAWSPLMQGQLLDNPVLKEIADRHQKSVAQVIVRWDLQNGVVTIPKSTKEHRIVENADVFNFELSSEDMEKIDALHEGVRVGPDPDNFDF; from the coding sequence ATGACAAAGCATCTGCAGGATACAACCACTCTCTATAATGGAGTCAAAATGCCATGGTTAGGTCTCGGTGTGTTTAAAGTAGAAGAAGGCCCTGAGCTGGTCGAAGCTGTTCGCACAGCAATTCGCCATGGTTACCGCAGCATTGATACCGCAGCCATCTACGGAAACGAGGAAGGTGTCGGCGAAGGGATTCGCCTCGGGATGAAGGATGCAGGAATCACGCGAGAGGATTTGTTCATCACCTCGAAGGTGTGGAATTCCGATCTCGGCTACGATTCCACACTGGCAGCCTACGAAACGAGCCTGAAAAAGCTGGGCTTGGATTATCTCGATCTCTACCTGATTCACTGGCCGGTAGAAGGCAAATATAAAGAAGCATGGCGTGCATTGGAAACTATTTATAAAGAAGGAAGAGTAAAAGCCATTGGCGTCTCCAACTTCCACGTACACCACTTGCAGGATCTCATGAAGGATGCGGAAATCAAGCCGATGGTCGATCAAGTCGAATATCACCCACGCCTGGCTCAAAAAGAGCTCCGCGCATTTTGCCAGGAGAACGGCATTCAGATGGAAGCTTGGTCGCCATTGATGCAGGGTCAACTGCTCGACAATCCAGTACTCAAGGAAATAGCGGATCGCCATCAAAAATCCGTTGCACAAGTCATCGTGCGCTGGGATTTGCAAAACGGCGTGGTCACCATTCCGAAGTCCACAAAAGAGCATCGCATCGTCGAAAACGCAGATGTCTTCAACTTCGAGCTGTCCTCTGAGGACATGGAGAAAATCGATGCCTTGCATGAAGGTGTCCGTGTAGGTCCGGACCCGGATAACTTTGATTTTTAA
- a CDS encoding anhydro-N-acetylmuramic acid kinase, with protein sequence MDQPARLLDYRSKKEHLLIGLMSGTSLDGIDAALVAIRTKENGEIEDVALREFYYMPYSDELREWVMSLCSVETARVDRLTAVHYGLSEWYAYAVGQLMEKAGVSAAEVDAVCTHGQTIWHIAGRTPFPGPTGMTEVRASLQIGELSTLAERTGIPVVGNFRARDLAADGEGAPLVPYADFILFRHATKGRLLQNIGGIANVTVLPAGASIEEVVAFDTGPGNMIMDQIVQIVTEGKLRYDDAGRLAASGVVHQPLLDRLMQDPYYQIKPPKSTGREVYGRAFAQELSAEGAKLGLSGADLIATVTALTASSIAAAYLQFVIPTTKVEEVIVSGGGAHNQTLLRMLQSQLGTEMTITTTQQFGMPDDAKEAVAFAILGHETLMGRPSNVPSVTGAKRAVPLGNICF encoded by the coding sequence GTGGATCAACCTGCGAGATTGCTAGATTATCGCTCGAAAAAAGAGCATTTGCTCATCGGTCTCATGTCCGGTACTTCCTTGGACGGTATCGATGCTGCACTGGTGGCGATCCGTACGAAGGAGAACGGCGAGATTGAGGACGTTGCGCTTCGGGAGTTTTATTACATGCCCTATTCAGATGAATTGCGCGAATGGGTCATGAGCCTCTGCAGTGTGGAAACAGCACGGGTGGATCGATTGACGGCTGTGCACTACGGATTGTCGGAATGGTACGCGTACGCGGTTGGACAGCTGATGGAAAAAGCGGGCGTATCCGCAGCGGAAGTGGATGCGGTGTGCACACACGGACAAACGATTTGGCATATCGCGGGACGCACGCCGTTTCCTGGCCCTACCGGGATGACGGAAGTAAGGGCCTCCCTGCAAATCGGTGAGCTATCCACCTTGGCAGAGCGCACGGGGATTCCGGTCGTCGGCAATTTCCGGGCGCGAGATCTGGCGGCGGATGGTGAAGGGGCTCCCCTCGTTCCGTACGCTGATTTCATTTTGTTCCGTCACGCTACAAAAGGAAGGCTGCTGCAAAACATCGGCGGGATCGCCAACGTGACCGTTCTGCCGGCAGGCGCCAGCATCGAAGAAGTCGTCGCGTTTGATACAGGCCCGGGCAATATGATCATGGACCAAATTGTTCAGATTGTAACCGAGGGCAAGCTGCGATACGATGATGCAGGCCGATTAGCAGCTTCGGGCGTTGTGCACCAGCCTTTGCTCGATCGGCTGATGCAGGATCCGTACTATCAGATCAAGCCGCCAAAGAGCACGGGCCGTGAAGTATACGGACGAGCATTTGCGCAGGAGCTTTCGGCTGAGGGGGCAAAGCTTGGTCTCAGTGGAGCGGACCTGATTGCGACGGTGACAGCCTTGACTGCGAGCTCGATCGCTGCAGCCTATCTGCAATTTGTAATACCTACAACCAAGGTGGAGGAAGTGATCGTCTCAGGGGGAGGCGCGCACAACCAGACACTGCTTCGCATGCTGCAAAGTCAATTGGGGACAGAAATGACCATCACGACCACACAGCAATTCGGTATGCCGGATGACGCGAAGGAAGCTGTCGCATTTGCCATTTTGGGTCATGAGACACTAATGGGACGACCATCGAATGTACCGTCAGTGACAGGTGCCAAGAGGGCTGTACCGTTAGGAAATATATGCTTTTAA